In a genomic window of Carassius carassius chromosome 43, fCarCar2.1, whole genome shotgun sequence:
- the gpia gene encoding glucose-6-phosphate isomerase a, whose amino-acid sequence MGLTSDPNYRELEQWFKSSAGNLNMRQMFDAEQDRFNKFSLQLTTDDGDILLDYSKNLINEEVLRMLFDMARSVGVEAAREKMFAGEKINFTEGRAVLHTALRNRSNTPIMVDGKDVMPDVNRVLEQMKGFCHRVRSGEWKGFSGKAITDVVNIGIGGSDLGPLMVTEALKPYSKGGPNVWFVSNIDGTHMAKTLAQLNAETTLFIIASKTFTTQETITNAETAKEWFLRAAKDKSAVAKHFVALSTNAPKVKDFGIDTNNMFEFWDWVGGRYSLWSAIGLSIALHIGFDSFEQLLAGAHWMDNHFRSAPLEQNAPVILALLGVWYVDFFQAETHALLPYDQYMHRFAAYFQQGDMESNGKYITKSGTRVNYHTGPIVWGEPGTNGQHAFYQLIHQGTRLIPADFLIPAKSQHPIRDNLHHKILMANFLAQTEALMRGKTSEEAKKELQGAGMSGDALEKLLPHKVFEGNKPSNSIIFKKLTPFMLGALVAMYEHKIFVQGVMWDINSYDQWGVELGKQLAKKIEPELQDDASVCSHDSSTNGLISFYKKNRS is encoded by the exons ATGGGGCTCACCAGCGATCCGAACTACCGCGAGCTGGAGCAATGGTTCAAATCCAGCGCCGGAAACCTCAACATGAGGCAGATGTTCGACGCAGAGCAGGACAGATTCAACAAGTTCAG TTTACAGCTGACAACAGATGATGGAGACATTCTGCTGGATTACTCGAAGAATCTCATCAATGAAGAAGTCCTGCGCATGCTCTTCGACATG GCACGATCGGTGGGTGTCGAAGCTGCCAGAGAGAAGATGTTTGCTGGAGAAAAGATCAACTTCACAGAG GGTCGTGCTGTTCTCCACACCGCCCTAAGGAACCGCTCTAACACTCCCATCATGGTGGATGGTAAAGACGTGATGCCGGATGTGAACAGAGTCCTGGAGCAGATGAAGGGCTTTTGCCAT CGAGTGCGCAGTGGCGAGTGGAAAGGCTTCAGTGGTAAAGCCATCACTGATGTAGTGAACATTGGCATTGGTGGTTCTGACTTG GGTCCTCTGATGGTGACTGAAGCTCTGAAGCCGTACTCTAAAGGAGGACCCAACGTCTGGTTCGTCTCTAATATTGATGGCACACACATGGCCAAGACCCTCGCCCAGCTCAATGCTGAGACCACCCTCTTCATCATCGCATCCAAG ACATTCACCACCCAAGAGACCATCACTAACGCTGAGACGGCCAAAGAATGGTTCCTCCGGGCCGCTAAAGAT aaaTCTGCTGTGGCTAAACATTTTGTGGCTCTTTCTACAAATGCA CCAAAAGTCAAGGACTTTGGTATCGACACCAACAACATGTTTGAGTTTTGGGAT TGGGTCGGCGGGCGCTACTCACTGTGGTCAGCTATTGGTTTGTCCATTGCACTGCACATAG GTTTTGACAGTTTCGAGCAGCTTCTAGCTGGTGCTCACTGGATG GATAACCACTTCCGCTCGGCTCCTCTGGAGCAGAACGCCCCGGTCATACTGGCCCTACTCGGCGTCTGGTACGTCGACTTCTTCCAGGCCGAGACGCATGCCCTGCTGCCCTACGACCAGTACATGCACCGCTTCGCTGCGTACTTCCAACAG GGAGACATGGAGTCCAACGGGAAGTACATCACCAAGTCTGGCACTCGTGTGAATTACCACACTGGACCCATCGTGTGGGGGGAGCCAGGAACCAATGGACAGCACGCCTTCTACCAGCTCATTCACCAGG GCACTCGCTTGATTCCGGCTGACTTCCTCATTCCTGCTAAGAGTCAGCATCCAATCAGAGATAATCTGCATCATAAG ATACTGATGGCGAACTTCCTGGCGCAGACGGAGGCTCTGATGAGGGGAAAGACTTCCGAAGAGGCCAAGAAGGAGCTCCAGGGTGCTGGGATGTCTGGAGATGCTCTGGAAAAACTCTTGCCCCATAAA gtttttgaaGGAAACAAGCCAAGCAACTCTATCATCTTCAAGAAACTTACTCCTTTCATGCTTGGTGCACTCGTTG CCATGTATGAACACAAGATCTTTGTGCAAGGTGTGATGTGGGATATCAACAGCTATGACCAATGGGG TGTGGAGCTCGGCAAGCAGCTGGCCAAGAAGATCGAACCCGAGCTGCAGGACGACGCAAGCGTTTGTTCCCACGACTCCTCCACCAATGGACTCATCAGCTTCTACAAGAAAAACCGCTCTTAA